A genomic region of Geoalkalibacter sp. contains the following coding sequences:
- a CDS encoding TolC family protein produces MTTASRFNRQPCAIQTFLPGAGRGIAFLLLSAALLSGCAVTPRLITAQEQQALVAADTQSLFAEVEPVTGPISLEEAIARALKYNLEHRLSLMEEVLRHRQTDLASLEMLPRLAANAGWVTRSNENLTLSRNTATGATSVDPTVSQDRTRRHADLTLTWNLLDFGVSYYQAHQNADQALIAQERRRRVVNQIVQQVRAAYWKAATAEPLARELAPLIAEARGALEDARLIETRRLSAPLEILQYQKGLVEVIRDLETLERDLAVAKAELASLMGLSPGTAYSLAPVAAEAMKIPRVSLELEDMETLALLNRPEMREEAYQRRITALEARKALLRLLPGLSLHGALQYDSNSYLINSNWAEAGARVTWNLLNLVSAPTTLRVAKAQEQVGEVRRLALAMAALTQVHVGYQNYVRSTQLYEQAQLLGDIEQRIFKHVENAAESQAQSPLQRIRARMSAAFAEVGRYRAYAEMQGAVANLFVSIGLDPLPEAVEAHDLETLKRAIGKALDYWNQGHIQTRLLDELAKLQLARAQ; encoded by the coding sequence ATGACCACAGCATCTCGCTTCAACCGCCAACCCTGCGCCATCCAGACTTTTCTGCCCGGCGCGGGCCGAGGGATCGCCTTTCTTCTACTGTCCGCGGCACTGCTGAGCGGCTGCGCCGTGACGCCACGCCTGATCACGGCGCAAGAGCAGCAGGCACTGGTGGCGGCCGACACCCAAAGCCTTTTTGCCGAGGTCGAGCCGGTCACCGGCCCCATCAGCCTTGAGGAAGCCATCGCCAGGGCGCTCAAATACAACCTTGAGCACCGGCTGAGCCTGATGGAGGAGGTCCTGCGCCACCGCCAGACCGATCTGGCCAGCCTTGAAATGCTGCCCCGGCTGGCCGCCAATGCCGGCTGGGTGACCCGCTCCAATGAAAACCTGACCCTGAGCCGCAACACCGCGACCGGAGCCACCTCCGTTGATCCCACGGTCAGCCAGGACCGAACCCGTCGTCATGCCGATCTGACCCTCACCTGGAACCTTCTCGATTTCGGCGTGAGCTATTATCAGGCCCATCAAAACGCCGATCAGGCCCTGATTGCCCAGGAACGGCGGCGGCGGGTGGTCAATCAGATCGTGCAGCAGGTGCGCGCCGCCTACTGGAAAGCCGCCACCGCCGAACCCCTGGCGCGCGAACTGGCGCCGCTGATCGCGGAGGCGCGCGGCGCCCTGGAGGATGCGCGGCTCATCGAAACGCGGCGGCTGTCCGCGCCCCTGGAAATCCTGCAGTACCAGAAAGGCCTGGTCGAGGTCATCCGCGATCTGGAAACCTTGGAGCGCGACCTAGCCGTGGCCAAGGCCGAACTGGCCTCCCTCATGGGTCTTTCTCCCGGCACGGCCTATAGCCTGGCGCCCGTGGCCGCGGAGGCCATGAAAATTCCCCGTGTTTCCCTGGAACTCGAAGACATGGAAACCCTGGCTCTGCTCAATCGTCCGGAAATGCGCGAAGAAGCCTATCAGCGCCGCATCACCGCGCTTGAAGCCCGCAAGGCGCTGCTGCGCCTGCTGCCCGGACTTTCCCTGCACGGGGCGCTGCAGTACGACAGCAACTCCTATCTGATCAATTCCAACTGGGCGGAAGCCGGCGCCCGCGTCACTTGGAACCTCCTCAACCTGGTGAGCGCCCCCACCACCCTGCGGGTGGCCAAAGCCCAGGAGCAGGTCGGGGAGGTGCGGCGGCTGGCTCTGGCCATGGCGGCCCTGACCCAGGTGCATGTGGGTTACCAGAACTATGTGCGCAGCACCCAGCTCTACGAGCAGGCACAGCTGCTCGGCGATATCGAGCAGCGCATTTTCAAGCATGTCGAAAACGCCGCCGAGAGTCAGGCGCAAAGCCCTCTGCAGCGCATTCGCGCGCGCATGTCCGCCGCCTTCGCCGAGGTCGGCCGCTATCGCGCCTATGCCGAGATGCAGGGGGCGGTCGCCAATCTCTTTGTCTCCATCGGTCTGGATCCCCTGCCCGAGGCCGTCGAGGCCCATGACCTGGAGACCCTCAAGAGGGCCATCGGCAAGGCGCTTGACTACTGGAACCAGGGCCATATTCAGACCAGGCTGCTCGACGAACTCGCCAAACTTCAATTGGCCAGAGCTCAGTGA
- a CDS encoding Ig-like domain-containing protein produces MSVQSKRSTSTGNAPRMQRGTLLALEPRMMFDAAALVTAAETIVQNEPTTAPESVEIDASFFEALAGINTEADFFAVEEQARDLITGYLSHGEGLEKLLAIFHGNQAEPSAQWLARAETLYRQILGNEYAVAARFVGNDQIPGVTAAFAAQGPGGQPTIFINGDWWREQTDPSLLTRVLIEEYGHSFDHFLNPGEDTLGDEGEAFAAAVLDLPLNFIDKARIAIQNDHATLVVDGQEFAVETANFNFINAYEVTNEADKETNRHEFDSNLPLGAVRIVDTVDSRYFSGNDVSAVGIVVNGETHYGWISRPIKANGIVRGFYFWTDRDFVDLAAAQADGNTDGDRNVADNRGFLLVLDQAYFDSLKFTEGAFRSVGSSSDKVDAALNAQILPNGAPLPNHDFFSGDQGLTIIGNVLNNDTDPNNDPLRVTQFVVAGQTHAAGQSATIDGIGTLGIAADGTLIFVPLSGFTGQVPTLTYTLSDGELSATATLSILVNAVNAPPTSTHDSLTIESGAATLLSLSDFGDYSDPNHDPLAAIRITALPTVGTLEYRNNEGNWVAVQANDEISAAHINAGRLRYTPSGTTDVAIGFAVSDGRLSSLATYTLEITVNEGQPNAPDITAVPAREAGDNENGSTAAGTLLPGGSNLALTTIGGTPVASTGATVIQGQYGALTVAADGGYTYAPDNHHPAVDALNAGDTLRESFTYTIANAQGATASARLFVSIEGTNDAPLARPDAAALKELAARHADGHYGRVTGNVLTNDSDVDSQNLEVVIGDSDVIVIDGDPPTIAYAISPINSAATVFTATLVSGAQLHNNNGGFSTLNEAFNVVLAASPGTPLKASDGVTNLLVWRISGTGNNARLGFNDPAAFYSFPAGTQFGAVDLSGQKTITSVFTVAVSNLTLAQSAQITLTTQPATPIQVGYLVSDGGVGIPSGTRVGAITNNVITLVDANNNPVLVQISNRALTFSDPHAQMGGTLSPSQGEMLLQGAHGYLSLKSDGSYTYTLTDNSLNAGQTATETFTYRATDGTSLSAATTLTFSIDGTSAATSLQVVDDQVSVDENSSVQNLDLFANDTDAVTLTGFRWGNTSGTVGSPLTIPGVGELTLTSDGRLSFTPAPDYRGSVPVITYTATDSQGLERDSATVSILINPVNAPPRSTHDVIAIALNSNHTLTPGDFGEYSDANGDPLHSVRITSSPVLGTLEHHNGTAWVAVAPGEVISVQDLAAGKLRYTPGAGATAGNHYAEIGFKVNDGTDDSLGSYILRVDLFQPAAPPVNFLPGELTTPNYESLSIGGLSVDDLNDDITRVTLSVAGGTLTVTDGGSDQAPPAAGNGSSTLVLTGDKGQINAMLATLVYLPDSGTSGEDTLRIHTVDATNRSATDFVAIHITADSRALTVTGTSVNEASPYLRFQVAGETGQRVSLELAETGSGAGHAVIGQDVLPFLEYFDGTQWQSYSGGLVAIPEASTSLLVRVAVLQDALDEGVETLKLIAANSNQDRFEGIGVIRDDAAGDIFLENNTGFDPNAAQDNGYPAYLDDDRSLGVNHIAVNEASPYAVFTVQGHGGQVIRLHPQEGTATLGADFGPGLQVYANNAWTDYTPGTDLTIAAGGTLLVRTTIVNDAVFEGQEGFSLGVTRPGSGETIHGIAGIFDDGTGDIHLSDNGSGDPNQPGDDGYPALDDDRALSFAGADVSVNEGSDFVIFTLRGDSGQSVTLELVNHGGAEAGQAEIPSIWDGKNVIKVYVGVDNHGEPIWEAYDPDKALPAFNEEGNLYIAVDIRAEQDAVYEGPETFQLKATLAHQEFDEDANPTNIESTHPAHTVIATARILDNGGGVIFTGAIGNDGPVGSSDELDDDRTIDADAPTIPADQSFGYAENQQADAVVASVAATDNEGVTEFRFSANGGATSADGCFSIDSEGRIRITAAGVAAGVAQNDYETGANSFIYGVQARDAAGNWSTSVDITLNVLNLNDNAPVLPNYTVTIDENSPTGTLVQTVAGSDADGDMLTYGIIAGNESGAFAIDPSSGAIRVADSSRLDYETTPQFVLSIQTGDGVHNASGTVTIHLRDTTPPSIPVITHADDDAEPILGNVPNGGTTNDRTPTLGGTAEPHSTVSIYRGTTLLGTTVTNAEGRWVFTTSPLAEGHHSFTVTATDAAGNVSASSASYTLTVDTSTPLGPVTVNHLTTLDPLPTLTGTAVLSSGETLTVTINGATYAVAVESGGTWSLNLAAATPIAGVLAPLGIGPFEVVAIITDAAGNSLGDASSNELTILSPPTPEPPTPTPEPPAPGPEPPAPAPEPPTPAPPPPPQAITAPVAPPSSMVPPPPPQPPVLSSAPAPSAPQSIAYEPQVFASRPAPVVLAEGNTGDNSLMLAMPPRDRYVPAGVNATFILPAGTFVHTDAEAGVSLEATLQDGSPLPGWLVFDPVSGTFTVKAPEKIGRILIRVIARDTKGAEAVASFVLTIGEELEPTTNGETNPEEQPDPGTQDAPQTPQAEPRPAPPAGALIGKPSIAQQLASAAAGLRFGEAAQLLESLLELEQGAPLEETAG; encoded by the coding sequence ATGAGCGTCCAGTCCAAACGCTCCACCAGCACAGGCAACGCCCCGCGCATGCAGCGCGGCACACTATTGGCCCTTGAACCGCGCATGATGTTCGACGCCGCCGCCCTTGTGACCGCGGCGGAAACGATTGTCCAGAACGAGCCGACGACCGCGCCGGAGTCGGTGGAAATTGATGCTTCCTTCTTTGAGGCCCTGGCGGGAATCAACACCGAAGCCGATTTTTTCGCGGTGGAGGAGCAGGCCAGAGACCTGATCACGGGTTACTTGAGTCATGGCGAGGGGCTGGAAAAGCTTCTCGCCATTTTTCATGGCAATCAAGCCGAACCCTCGGCGCAGTGGCTGGCACGGGCCGAAACCCTGTACCGGCAGATCCTCGGCAACGAGTACGCGGTTGCCGCGCGCTTTGTCGGCAACGACCAGATTCCTGGCGTCACCGCCGCCTTTGCCGCTCAGGGGCCAGGCGGTCAACCGACCATTTTCATCAATGGCGACTGGTGGCGGGAACAAACCGACCCCAGCCTGCTGACCAGGGTTCTGATCGAGGAATACGGTCACAGCTTCGATCACTTTCTCAATCCGGGCGAAGACACCCTGGGCGATGAAGGCGAAGCCTTTGCCGCGGCGGTGCTCGATCTGCCGCTCAATTTCATCGACAAGGCCCGCATCGCCATCCAGAACGACCACGCCACCCTGGTCGTGGATGGTCAGGAATTCGCGGTGGAGACCGCCAACTTCAATTTCATCAACGCCTACGAGGTCACCAACGAGGCGGACAAGGAAACCAATCGCCACGAATTTGATTCCAATCTCCCCCTTGGCGCGGTGCGCATTGTCGATACGGTCGACAGTCGCTACTTCAGCGGCAACGATGTGTCCGCCGTCGGGATTGTCGTCAACGGCGAAACCCATTACGGCTGGATCAGCCGGCCGATCAAGGCTAACGGCATCGTGCGCGGGTTTTATTTCTGGACGGACAGGGATTTCGTCGATCTCGCCGCGGCGCAGGCCGACGGCAACACCGACGGCGACCGCAATGTCGCCGACAACCGCGGCTTTCTACTGGTGCTCGATCAGGCCTACTTCGACAGCCTGAAATTCACCGAGGGCGCGTTCAGGAGCGTCGGCTCATCGTCCGACAAGGTAGACGCCGCCCTCAACGCCCAGATCCTCCCCAATGGGGCGCCCCTGCCGAACCATGACTTTTTCAGCGGCGACCAGGGTCTCACCATCATCGGCAATGTGCTGAACAACGACACCGATCCGAACAACGATCCCCTCAGGGTGACCCAATTCGTGGTGGCCGGGCAAACCCACGCGGCGGGCCAGAGCGCGACCATCGACGGTATCGGCACCCTCGGCATCGCCGCCGACGGCACCCTCATCTTCGTCCCGCTTTCCGGCTTTACCGGCCAGGTTCCCACCCTCACCTATACCCTGAGCGACGGCGAGCTGAGCGCCACGGCCACGCTGTCGATTCTGGTCAACGCGGTCAACGCGCCCCCGACATCCACCCACGACAGTCTCACCATCGAATCCGGCGCGGCGACCTTGCTGAGCCTGAGTGATTTCGGCGACTACAGCGACCCGAACCACGACCCCCTGGCCGCCATCCGGATCACCGCCCTGCCGACGGTCGGCACCCTGGAATACCGAAACAACGAAGGCAATTGGGTGGCGGTTCAGGCAAACGACGAAATCAGCGCCGCCCACATCAACGCCGGACGTCTGCGCTATACCCCGAGCGGTACCACCGATGTCGCCATCGGCTTTGCCGTGTCCGACGGCCGGCTCTCCAGCCTCGCAACCTATACGCTGGAGATCACCGTCAACGAGGGGCAGCCGAACGCACCAGACATCACGGCGGTCCCCGCCAGGGAAGCGGGGGACAATGAAAACGGCAGCACTGCCGCGGGCACCCTTCTGCCGGGCGGCTCCAACCTCGCCTTGACGACCATCGGCGGCACCCCCGTGGCCTCCACCGGCGCCACGGTGATTCAGGGGCAATACGGCGCCCTGACCGTCGCGGCCGACGGCGGCTACACCTACGCACCCGACAACCACCACCCGGCCGTCGATGCGCTCAACGCCGGCGACACCCTGCGGGAGAGCTTCACCTACACCATCGCCAACGCCCAGGGCGCCACCGCTTCCGCCAGGCTCTTCGTGAGCATTGAGGGGACCAATGACGCGCCCCTGGCAAGGCCGGATGCGGCGGCGTTGAAGGAACTGGCGGCGCGGCATGCGGATGGGCATTACGGGCGGGTGACGGGGAATGTGCTGACAAACGACTCGGACGTGGATAGCCAAAACTTGGAGGTCGTCATCGGCGACTCCGATGTCATCGTCATCGACGGCGATCCGCCGACGATCGCCTACGCCATTTCTCCCATCAACTCCGCCGCGACCGTATTCACGGCAACCCTGGTCAGCGGTGCGCAGCTGCACAACAACAACGGCGGCTTTTCGACCCTCAATGAAGCATTTAACGTCGTATTGGCCGCCAGCCCCGGAACACCATTGAAAGCGAGCGACGGCGTCACCAATCTTCTGGTCTGGAGAATTTCCGGAACCGGCAACAACGCACGCCTGGGCTTTAATGATCCGGCGGCCTTTTACAGCTTCCCCGCGGGAACGCAGTTCGGCGCCGTTGATCTTTCCGGGCAAAAAACCATCACATCCGTCTTCACGGTCGCGGTCAGCAATCTCACCCTTGCGCAAAGCGCTCAAATCACCCTGACCACCCAGCCGGCCACACCCATCCAGGTCGGCTACCTGGTTTCGGATGGAGGGGTCGGCATACCGTCCGGCACGCGGGTTGGCGCCATCACCAACAACGTCATCACCCTGGTTGATGCCAATAACAATCCGGTACTGGTGCAAATCTCCAATCGCGCCCTGACCTTTAGCGATCCCCATGCCCAAATGGGCGGCACCCTGTCTCCCTCCCAGGGAGAAATGCTGCTGCAGGGCGCGCACGGGTACCTGAGCTTGAAGAGCGATGGCTCCTACACCTACACCCTGACCGACAACTCCCTCAATGCCGGGCAAACCGCAACGGAAACCTTCACGTACCGGGCAACGGACGGCACAAGCCTCAGCGCGGCGACCACCCTGACCTTCAGCATCGACGGCACCAGTGCCGCGACAAGTTTGCAGGTTGTTGATGACCAGGTTTCCGTCGATGAAAATTCCTCCGTGCAAAATCTTGATCTGTTTGCCAACGACACCGATGCTGTGACGCTCACAGGCTTTCGCTGGGGCAACACGAGCGGCACGGTGGGCTCGCCCCTGACCATCCCGGGGGTCGGTGAGCTGACCCTGACCAGCGACGGAAGACTCAGCTTTACCCCTGCGCCGGACTATCGCGGGTCGGTGCCGGTCATCACCTACACAGCGACGGACAGTCAGGGGCTGGAGCGGGACTCGGCCACCGTCAGCATCCTCATCAACCCGGTGAATGCGCCGCCGCGGAGCACCCATGACGTCATCGCCATCGCCCTGAACTCCAACCACACCCTCACGCCGGGGGATTTCGGCGAGTACAGCGACGCCAACGGCGATCCGCTGCACAGTGTCCGGATCACCTCATCGCCAGTTCTCGGCACCCTGGAACACCACAACGGCACGGCCTGGGTCGCCGTCGCGCCGGGCGAGGTCATCAGCGTGCAAGACCTGGCCGCCGGCAAACTTCGCTATACCCCCGGCGCGGGCGCGACGGCCGGGAACCATTACGCCGAGATCGGCTTCAAGGTCAACGACGGCACGGACGACAGCCTGGGCAGCTACATTCTGCGGGTCGATCTCTTTCAGCCCGCGGCGCCGCCGGTCAACTTCCTCCCTGGGGAATTGACCACCCCCAATTATGAGTCGCTGTCCATCGGCGGCCTCTCCGTCGATGATCTCAATGACGACATCACCAGGGTCACCCTCAGTGTTGCCGGCGGTACTCTGACGGTGACCGACGGGGGTTCGGACCAGGCGCCGCCGGCAGCCGGCAACGGCAGTTCCACCCTGGTGCTGACCGGCGACAAAGGGCAGATCAACGCCATGCTGGCGACGCTGGTCTATCTCCCCGACAGCGGCACCTCCGGCGAGGATACCCTGCGCATCCACACCGTCGATGCAACCAACCGCAGCGCCACCGACTTCGTCGCCATCCACATCACGGCCGACAGCCGCGCGCTCACCGTCACCGGCACCAGCGTCAATGAAGCCTCGCCCTACCTGAGGTTCCAGGTGGCGGGCGAAACCGGGCAAAGAGTCTCGCTGGAGTTGGCCGAGACCGGAAGCGGTGCGGGACATGCCGTCATCGGTCAGGATGTGTTGCCCTTCCTGGAGTATTTCGACGGCACGCAATGGCAGTCCTACTCCGGTGGCCTGGTCGCCATTCCCGAGGCAAGCACCAGCCTGCTGGTGCGGGTCGCGGTGCTGCAGGACGCCCTCGACGAGGGAGTGGAAACCCTCAAGCTGATCGCCGCCAACAGCAACCAGGATCGTTTTGAAGGCATCGGCGTCATCCGCGATGATGCGGCGGGCGATATTTTCCTGGAAAACAACACCGGCTTCGATCCCAACGCCGCCCAGGATAACGGCTATCCCGCTTACCTCGACGACGACCGATCCCTCGGCGTCAACCACATTGCCGTCAACGAAGCCTCGCCTTATGCGGTCTTTACCGTCCAGGGCCACGGCGGTCAGGTGATTCGCCTGCATCCGCAGGAGGGCACGGCCACGCTGGGCGCCGACTTCGGCCCCGGCTTGCAGGTCTACGCCAATAACGCCTGGACGGACTACACGCCCGGCACCGACCTGACCATCGCCGCAGGCGGCACGCTGCTGGTGCGTACCACCATCGTCAATGATGCCGTATTCGAGGGTCAGGAAGGCTTCTCCCTCGGGGTGACCAGGCCGGGCTCCGGTGAAACCATCCACGGCATTGCCGGCATTTTCGATGACGGCACCGGCGACATCCATCTGTCCGACAACGGCAGCGGCGACCCGAATCAGCCCGGCGATGACGGCTATCCTGCGCTGGACGACGACCGCGCTCTGTCCTTTGCCGGTGCGGATGTTTCCGTCAATGAAGGTTCTGATTTCGTCATCTTCACCCTGCGCGGCGATTCCGGTCAGAGCGTCACCCTTGAACTGGTGAACCACGGCGGTGCCGAGGCGGGTCAGGCGGAGATTCCTTCGATCTGGGACGGCAAGAATGTCATCAAGGTTTATGTCGGAGTGGACAACCACGGAGAGCCGATCTGGGAAGCCTACGACCCCGACAAGGCGTTGCCCGCCTTCAATGAAGAGGGCAATCTTTATATCGCCGTCGATATCCGCGCCGAGCAGGATGCGGTGTACGAAGGCCCGGAAACCTTCCAGCTCAAGGCGACCCTGGCGCATCAGGAATTTGATGAAGACGCCAATCCCACCAACATCGAATCCACCCATCCGGCACACACCGTCATAGCAACCGCCAGGATTCTCGATAACGGCGGCGGCGTCATTTTTACCGGCGCCATCGGCAATGACGGACCCGTCGGCTCCAGCGATGAGTTGGATGATGATCGAACCATCGATGCCGATGCTCCGACCATACCCGCCGATCAAAGCTTTGGCTATGCGGAAAATCAGCAGGCCGATGCCGTGGTGGCCAGCGTCGCGGCAACGGACAATGAAGGTGTCACCGAGTTTCGTTTCAGCGCCAACGGCGGCGCCACCAGTGCCGATGGCTGTTTCAGCATCGACAGCGAAGGCCGGATTCGCATCACCGCCGCCGGAGTCGCGGCCGGCGTGGCGCAAAACGATTACGAAACCGGCGCGAACAGCTTCATTTATGGCGTTCAGGCCCGGGATGCCGCCGGCAACTGGTCGACCTCGGTCGACATCACCCTGAATGTGCTCAACCTCAACGACAATGCGCCAGTGCTCCCCAACTACACGGTCACGATCGACGAGAACAGCCCCACCGGCACTCTGGTGCAGACCGTGGCGGGCAGCGACGCCGATGGCGACATGCTCACCTACGGCATCATCGCCGGCAACGAGAGCGGCGCTTTTGCCATCGACCCGAGCAGCGGCGCGATCCGCGTGGCCGACAGCAGCCGCCTTGATTACGAAACCACCCCGCAGTTTGTGCTCAGCATCCAGACCGGCGACGGAGTGCACAACGCCAGCGGCACGGTGACGATCCATCTCCGGGACACCACCCCGCCCTCAATCCCGGTCATCACCCATGCCGACGACGATGCCGAGCCGATTCTCGGCAATGTTCCCAACGGCGGCACCACCAACGACAGGACGCCTACCCTGGGCGGAACCGCCGAGCCGCACAGCACCGTCTCGATTTACCGCGGAACGACCCTGCTGGGCACCACGGTGACGAACGCCGAGGGCCGATGGGTCTTCACGACCAGTCCCCTTGCAGAGGGCCACCATAGCTTCACCGTGACCGCCACCGATGCGGCGGGCAACGTCAGCGCTTCCTCCGCGAGCTACACCCTGACCGTCGACACCAGCACCCCGCTCGGGCCGGTGACGGTCAACCACCTGACCACCCTGGATCCGCTGCCGACCCTGACCGGCACGGCGGTGCTCTCTTCCGGAGAAACACTGACGGTCACCATCAACGGCGCAACCTATGCGGTCGCCGTGGAAAGCGGCGGCACCTGGAGCCTGAACCTTGCCGCCGCGACGCCCATCGCCGGTGTCCTCGCGCCCCTGGGCATCGGCCCCTTCGAGGTTGTCGCCATCATCACCGATGCCGCGGGGAACAGCCTCGGCGACGCCTCGTCCAACGAGTTGACGATCCTGTCGCCCCCAACTCCGGAACCACCCACGCCAACTCCGGAACCACCCGCGCCAGGCCCGGAACCACCCGCACCAGCTCCGGAACCACCCACACCGGCTCCGCCGCCACCACCGCAAGCGATCACGGCTCCTGTGGCGCCGCCTTCGTCCATGGTGCCACCGCCGCCGCCACAACCTCCGGTGTTGAGCAGCGCGCCCGCGCCGAGTGCTCCGCAGAGCATCGCCTATGAGCCGCAGGTATTTGCATCCCGCCCCGCGCCGGTGGTTCTGGCCGAGGGGAATACGGGCGACAACAGCCTGATGCTGGCCATGCCGCCCCGGGATCGCTATGTGCCGGCTGGAGTCAACGCCACCTTCATCCTGCCTGCGGGCACCTTCGTGCATACCGATGCCGAGGCCGGCGTGAGTCTCGAAGCAACCCTCCAGGATGGCTCGCCCCTGCCCGGGTGGCTGGTGTTTGATCCGGTCAGCGGAACGTTTACCGTCAAAGCCCCCGAGAAAATCGGCCGCATTCTCATTCGCGTCATCGCACGCGACACCAAGGGCGCGGAAGCCGTCGCCAGCTTCGTGCTGACCATCGGCGAGGAGTTGGAACCCACCACGAATGGCGAAACGAACCCTGAAGAACAGCCCGATCCCGGCACCCAGGATGCTCCTCAGACGCCGCAAGCCGAGCCGCGGCCGGCCCCGCCGGCAGGCGCCCTGATCGGCAAACCCTCCATCGCGCAGCAGTTGGCCTCGGCGGCGGCCGGTTTGCGCTTCGGCGAAGCCGCGCAACTCCTGGAGAGCCTGCTTGAGCTTGAGCAAGGGGCGCCGCTGGAGGAAACCGCCGGCTGA
- a CDS encoding response regulator transcription factor — MEDDRDLRESIVAYLRLSGFKVSAASNGLEFYRVLDREKIDVAVIDIGLPDQSGLVLAGYLRNNTGIGVIILTARDGEDDLVAGFEAGADLYFTKPVSSRVLVTAITGLAGRRQSRRVEPGKPTEHWSLDCHNWQLSNPRGEKAVLTDLELKLLLALAAGPDQRCDRTMLERHLYPNISLHYSSRALDASVRRLRKKIAPLGNPLKTVHGSGYCFSEPLHIINKLKE, encoded by the coding sequence GTGGAAGATGATCGGGACCTGCGCGAGAGCATCGTCGCCTATCTTCGTCTTTCCGGGTTCAAGGTCAGCGCGGCGAGCAATGGACTGGAGTTTTACCGGGTGCTGGATCGCGAAAAGATCGATGTCGCGGTCATCGATATCGGCCTTCCGGATCAATCCGGTCTGGTGCTGGCCGGCTACCTTCGCAACAATACCGGCATCGGGGTGATCATTCTCACGGCACGCGACGGCGAGGACGACCTGGTGGCCGGATTTGAGGCGGGAGCCGATCTTTACTTTACCAAGCCGGTTTCCAGCCGCGTGCTTGTCACGGCCATCACCGGCCTTGCCGGCCGCCGGCAGAGCCGCCGTGTCGAGCCGGGAAAACCAACGGAACATTGGTCGCTCGATTGTCACAACTGGCAGCTCAGCAACCCCAGGGGCGAAAAGGCCGTGCTGACCGATCTGGAATTGAAACTGTTGCTTGCCCTGGCCGCCGGTCCTGACCAGCGCTGCGATCGCACCATGCTGGAACGCCACCTCTACCCCAATATTTCGCTCCACTATTCCAGCCGTGCCCTGGATGCCTCCGTGCGGCGGCTGCGCAAAAAAATCGCGCCCCTGGGCAACCCGTTAAAGACCGTTCATGGCAGCGGTTATTGTTTCAGCGAGCCTCTTCACATCATTAATAAATTGAAAGAATAA